The following DNA comes from Tunturibacter psychrotolerans.
ACCCGCGGCTGGTAAACACATGGGAAGATCAGCTGTCCTTCAGGACCAAGTGTCGCCTCTTCCTTCACTGCGTAAGCCATGGTTTAAGAATGCGATTTACTGCGACAACGAAAACTGGTCGCTGACTTATTCGGGCAGCTCCTGGCGGGTCGATCGCTTCGACTACCGCGAAAACGGACGTCTAATAACCTTTAGCGGCGAAGGCGCAGCGGGACAGATGGATCTTTTTCTTCCACCAAGCCTCGCGTGGGAAGACGCTCCCTCTCAAAGCATTGACGAAGCGACGCAGAACGTTATTCTCCGTCGCATAACTGGAGCCCTCCAATGGGCAGGCTTCAAAGTTGGGTTTTTCGAGATCACACCTAAAAATCATCGTCCCAGCTGAGACTCACGCTATGAAATGCTTCACGAGCCGCAGCGCATCATAGCTACTGAAAGTTCTTCAACGGAGCCCACGGCAGCACCACCAGCGTCTTGCCCTGCCAGTACCCCACGATGCCCCGCGACACGACCCTGCTGTTCGTCTCGCGTTCCACATCGTCCCGGTGTTCCCTCACAAAGTGATCCGCACCCGTCCGCGTCAGAAACACCACAAAATCGCCCGGATGATCCGCCGCATCGCGCCTGAGACTCTCACGCATCGCGGACTCGCTATCGACCGAATCTGTGGCAACAATCTCTTCCGGAACCGTCGAACCAAATCTACACACAGAAACCACGGATGGCACCGATGCCCTCACAGGCAGACCCATCAACAACGGCACGACACACACCCAAAATTTGGCCCGAAGATCTAACACCTCTCCGGTATACCCGATACCCGCCTTCTAACCCATCCCACGAAGGATGTACTGCCGCCAAAGCCGCTGCCGCTTGCGGAAAAAGGAGCTCCAGTCTACTGAAGTGAAAATCCTCCAGATACCCCAGAGCTCCGTTGGTTTTGAGCACTTAAAGGATCAGCGGAAGATCAGAAACGACTTGCAGCTTCAGCTTGATCGGCAAGAATCTCGAGCGTAGCGAAGAACCCATTGCTCTGCCCGGTAAAAAGCCCCGAACCAGTCAAAGCTGCAACCGCAGCCTTAGGTCCGGCAAACTTGTCGGTCAAAGGTCGAATGGTCGCGCACTTGGGAAGGTTTGGGCTGATGAACTCAGCAGGCACCGGGAAGATCAGGTTCGGCTGAAATTCGGGAGTGCCTGGGTTCGCGAACAAGTTAGGAAACGTCAGCCCATTGTCTGTCACAGGAGCAACCGGCGTTTGGCATCCATTACCCGCGAAGTCGACCCACTCCAGAAAGTGCGCAATCTCATCGCCGCCAATGCCCAGCGTGATCTCCAGCACCTCTGCACTCGAAACCTTTTGCGACATACTCGCGTAGAGGCTCGAACCACCAGCTTCGATCGAACCAAAGTGAAACGCCGCAATGTTGGCGATCACCTGAATATGATTTGGATTGTTGAAGTCGGCATTCGTCACAGGAATCGCACTGCGGTTGGTGATCGTAACCGCCTGCGGAAACGTTGCACCAGCATCGGGGTTCGTCGTGCTCCGATAACGCGTAAACCAGCTCGTATCGACGTTCAGGTGCATCAGGTTCGTAAGCCGGCCAATGTTCTTTGCGCCTGTCGCCTTGCTTCCCTGAAGCGTACGGAACTGATCGAGATTAACCGGATCCGCTCCCTTCGATACAAGATACGCATTCAAAAACTCTGCGTGGCTGACCTCATCCAGAGTATTGCTGGTAATGTACTGCGGACCATCGCTATCAAGGGCCATCAATGATCCCTGATAGGTATTCATCGGTGTGAAGTTTGGGATGTCCTCTACGGGCTTCTGGCCTGGCGTCAGACCACCCAACTCCGCATACTGCGTCCAAAGATCCGATTCGATCAGCTCCGCAGCGGCCAGAAATCGAAGAATCGCTGCATCCCCTCTGTTGAGACCACGTCTACTGTCATAGTCCTGCGCGACAGCCTGTTTGCTGCTGTTCAACAATCCGGCGCCCATCACTGCTGCGCCCCCTGCCACCAGTCCGCCTCTCATAAACGAGCGGCGATCCAGCGGATTCGACATCGTGCTGCTCTGCTTCTTCATAGGGTGGTTCTCCTTGACGAGCTGGCTTCAGCCCGCTGGAAAGCCACACTATCCCTCCCACAACACAACATTTGTCACATGTTTGTGGAGGCGCTGTCTTCTTTCAATCTCGCAAATTAGTTGCGCTTGGCCGACAATTTTTCTTCGTAAATTTATCGATCGTCATACTCACCCCGCTCATCAATCACAACCATGCACAACTCCTCCTGTTACATATGCATCGCATCACAGTCATTCAATTTCAGATACTGAAATCAGGCGAAACAAGGGAGAAAGAAATATGATGAACAAAAAGTTGGTTCGAACACTCTGCGCGACTGCGGTGCTAACCGTATCCCTCACCGTCGCCGCCTCCGCCGCCACCGACATCCAAAAACTCGATCAGCGTATCGAAGCCGCTGGCGTTGTCCTTCACGAGCTCATGGACACCCCGGACAAAGGCATCCCTGACGACATCGCCGCCAAAGCCACCTGCGTCGCGGTCGTTCCCGGCTTCAAAAAGGGAGCCTTCATCATAGGTGGACAATACGGCCAGGGCGTCGTCAGTTGCCGCACCGGCCACGGCTGGAGCGCCCCAGCTTTCATCCAGCTTAGCGGCGCCAGCTTCGGCCTTCAGGCCGGCGGCGAGGCTACCGACCTCGTCCTCGTCGGCACCACCCAGGACGCCTTCCAGCGCCTTCTCCACGACAAGCTGAAGCTCGGCGGAGACGCCTCCGTAGCTGCCGGCCCGGTCGGACGCAACACCTCAGCCTCCACCACTGAAGCCGCCAGCGCCGCCTTCCTCACCTACTCGCGCAGCAAAGGCGTCTTCGCCGGAGTTGACCTCTCCGGAGACGTAGTCCATCAGAACACCGACGACACCAAAACCTACTACGGCAGCGACGTCACCTACGACAGCATCCTCTCCGGCGGCATCCCTGCCAAGCCTGGCTCACAGCACTTCATCCGCACCGTCAACCAGTTGTTCCACGCCAGCGGCGCCCACTAATCCAACTATCCCTAATCCAACCATGATTGACCGCGACAAAAAAGAGGCCGGACTTCAAACTCCGGCCTCTTTCGTCACTGTCCCAACCACTCAAAGTTCGTCTCACCTGAGCCGGAAAAGTCAGTCAAGCAAACCGACACATCAGCACCAACGCCGACTTGTTCATCTCACGCGGGCGCGTACAATGATCCCGTTCTCAAGCGCTTACGCATTGCATCTCCCTGTCTGAACTTTATGTTCCTTAGGAGATCCACCATGAAGCCGGTCTTCTCTTGTGTCCCTTCGCGATTCCTGGCACTGACTGCTCTTGCCGCTCTATCGCTCTCGTCGCCCGCGCAGCAGCTTGGCCACTACATCGGAGGCTTCACCGGGCTTGAAAACGGCTCCACCGCACCCCCCGGCCTCTACGCCGCCGCCTTCGGCCTCGTCCAGCCCATCAATTCCATCAAAGGCACCAATGGCAATACTGTTTTGAGGCCCGACATCGATGTAGCGGGCGTTATCGCAGCGTACAGCGTCGTCACTCCCAAGAAGATTCTCGGAGGCGATTACAACCTGGCCTTTATGGTTCCCGTCCTCAACACCCGATTCACCGCCAATGTCTTTGATGCCTCCGCTGAGTCCGCTGGTGTCTCCGACATCCTTTTTGAACCCATCGGCCTGGGCTGGCAGAAGGGCAAGGTAAGTTACACAGCAAACTATGCGTTCTATGCTCCGAGCGGAGACTTCAACCCTAGCTCGCCACTTAACCCTGGTCTCGGTTTCTGGGAGCACCAGATCCAGGCAGGCCTCACCTACAACATCGACAAGAAGAAGTTGTGGAATGCCTCCGGCCTCACCACCTGGGAGATCAATATGAGCAAGTCAGGCCTTGATGTGAAGCCTGGGCCGATCTTTACAGGCGAGTACAGCTTCGGCCGGCGCTTCTTCAAATACCAGATGAACGCTGGCATCGTCGGCTACGCTTCGCAGAAGCTCTCCCCAGATTCGGGAAGCGGCATCAACCCTCTAATTAAGGGCGATCTCGACCGCGGCTTCGGCGCCGGCGGCGAGTGGAAGTATACGGACATCAAGCATCACCTAGCCTTCGACGTTCGTTACGAGGATCAGTTTGGGGTCCGGCTTCGCACGTCAGGCCAGGTTCTCGTCTTCAGCATCACATTTCTTCATTTCCTTCCTCCCCCGACACCCCCGAAGTGACGCTGTGGATGCGTGATTGCTCTGAGACCGGAGATAGGGAGATAGAAGGTCGCGACCCGAACGGAGGAACGATGCGCATAAGAAATGCAACCTCCAGTGCGTTCACTCTCATTGCACGGCATTCTCGTCACGCAGTCATCGTCTTACTTGCATCGATTGGAGCTACTGCCTGCGCCCAACCTACGACGGACTCCGCCACCAAACCTAATATCGTCTTCATTCTGACTGATAATCTTGGCTACTGAGAACTCGGCGTCTACGGCGGGGGCATTCTGCGTGGAGCCCCCACGCCGCGCATCGATAAGCTTGCAGCCGAAGGCACTCGCCTGCTCAACTTCAACGTCGAGGCTTAGTGCACACCTTCGCGTTCCGCTCTCATGACTGGCCGCTTCTCCATCCGCTCCGGCACTTACGCCGTCCCGATCGGCGGTCAGGCGGACGGTCTCACACTCTGGGAAATCACTATTGCTGAGCTACTCTCCGCACAGGGCTATCGCACCGGCCAAATCCTCGATGCCATCTACGACGCCGGTATCGAGGACAACACGATCATCGTCTTCTGCAGCGATAACGGCCCCGAAGCCACCGATCCGTGGCAAGGCGACTCTGGTCCATGGCGCGGAACTTACTTCACGGCGATGGAGGCCTCTCTCCGCGCTCCCTTTTATCATTCGCTGGCCGGGAAAAATTCCTGCTGGTCGTGTCTCCAACGAGATCGTCCACATCGTCGACATGTACCCCACACTTGCTCGTGTTGCAGGCGCGAAAGTGCCGACCGATCTTGCGATAGATGGTGTCGATCAGCTCGACTTCTTTCTAGGCAAGCAGGAGAACTCCAACCGCGAAGGCTTCCCGGCATACGTCGCCGACCGCCTTCAGGCCGTGAAATGGCACAACTGGAAGATGCACCTCATCTGGCAGGTAAATATGTACGACCCGCCAGTCACCCTACCCCTTCCACGCGTCGTCAACCTTCTTACCGATCTTAAAGAAGAGCGTGATGCAGGAGTAAAGGCCGGTTTCGTGACCGTCCCCATGACGAAGCTGCTCGGCGAGTGGGAGGCAAGCTTGAAAAAGTACCCGCCGATTAAGATGGGTACATTTGACCCCTATATCCCGCCGAAAGAATAAACGCAGGCAGCCAACAGATCTTGGCACCTGCAAGGCATGTTCGTTTGCGCTGAAAGAGATCCTCACAAAACCTGTCAAGCCCCCATTCGCGCTAAACCGCTGTGGCAACCAGAGTTACGCGTGGCACATTTACCCTCTCCACTCTTCTATACTGGAAGGGTGGCAAGAATATCTTTGCCAAAAGGATCTTCGAACCGAATCTCATCTGCCGTAAGTCCTTTGCTAAGACGAATTTGACGATAAGCCCTTTGGTTAGACGAATTTACAAATTATTTCCCTGTAAGTACCTGATATAAAGGTATTTACAGGACGCATATGGGGGGGGGGAGGGGGGTATCCGGCATGACCAATAATCGCACAGCATCCAGCTCCCCGACCGTTGGCATCCTGGCCCTCCAGGGCGCCTACGAAGCGCACGCCAAAATCCTTGCCTGCCTCGACGTTACCACTCGGCTCATACGAACCCCAGACCAACTCTTTACCTCCGAAGCAGTTCCTAGCATAGACGGCCTCATCATCCCCGGGGGCGAGTCCACCACCATGCTCAAATTCCTGGAACGCCATGGCTTCCTCGCATCCCTCGCTTCTTTGGTCCGCACCCTCCCCACCTTCGGCACCTGCGCCGGCGCGATCCTGCTCGCGAACGACGTACAGAATCCCCCGCAAATCTCCCTCTCCGCCCTCGACATCACCATCGAGCGCAACGCTTACGGCCGCCAGATCGACTCCTCCATCCTCACTGCCCCCACCAAACTCCCCGGTGGCCCACTCGAGATGGTCTTCATCCGCGCCCCCCGCATCACCCGCACCGGGCCTGAGGTCGAAACCCTCGCCACCCGCGACGACTTCCCCGTCCTGGTCCGTCAGGGCCATCTCCTCGCCGCCACCTTCCACCCGGAGCTTGGTCACGACCTCCGCATCCACCAGCTCTTCCTTGACCTGATTCACTCCCATCAGATCCACACTCACGCCACCGTCGATTCGTAGCGATCTTTACGAATTCTTTATGTCGTCGTAACTATCATCGAATCATGCGCTCCGCCTCAGCTACGACGGATGTCTCTGCCCCTGAGAGATCCGAAGAGGCATCCCCTCTCTTCGCCGACAAAGCCAATCAGCCCGACAACGTAGTCCCGTGGATCGATCTCGGTCTTCTGGCGCCGCTCCTGGTCGGGATGGCCGCAGTCATCCTGTTCGTGCTCAGCTACGCCTACCTCCTCCAAAGACTCGGCTAAAAACACCAGATTTGCAGCCTCGCAGACAAAACTACAGACAAGATATCCTGCATAGGTGATCTGGTCCCGCCTCACCAGCGCCGCAACACTACTTCCCTGGTCCTTGCCCGCAGACGCCAGCGCACACGGACCCGCGCTCGACCATCACCTCCTCCTCAACCTCTGGATCGCCCTCGCCCTCCTCGCCCTCGCTCACCTGATCCTCCTCACCGGCCTCCTCGCCCGCCGCCACTCCGCTCCAAACCACCTCTGGCGTATCGAGTACCTGCCGCTCGCCGCCCTCGCCCTGCTCTTCTCCACCCTCACCGTCAAGGCCGAACGCCTCTGGGCCGCGACCCGCTATACCGGAGCCTCACCTACCGCCCTCCAGGTCGAGGTCACAGGCGTCCAGTTCGCCTGGTACTTCCGCTACCCTGGTCCCGACGCCACCTTCGGCCTCACCCACCCCAACCTGGTAGCACCCGGCGAAGGCAACCCCCTCGGCATCGACCCCAACGATCCTCACTCCGCCGACGACCATGTCTCCTCCCAGCTCGTCCTCCCCGCCAACCGCGAGGTCGACCTCCGCCTCAACGCCCAGGACGTCATCCACGGCTTCTCCATCCCCGAGATGCGCCTCAAGCAGAACGCCGTCCCCGGCCAGACCATCCACCTCCACTTCACCCCCACCACC
Coding sequences within:
- the pdxT gene encoding pyridoxal 5'-phosphate synthase glutaminase subunit PdxT; its protein translation is MTNNRTASSSPTVGILALQGAYEAHAKILACLDVTTRLIRTPDQLFTSEAVPSIDGLIIPGGESTTMLKFLERHGFLASLASLVRTLPTFGTCAGAILLANDVQNPPQISLSALDITIERNAYGRQIDSSILTAPTKLPGGPLEMVFIRAPRITRTGPEVETLATRDDFPVLVRQGHLLAATFHPELGHDLRIHQLFLDLIHSHQIHTHATVDS
- a CDS encoding SphA family protein, producing the protein MKPVFSCVPSRFLALTALAALSLSSPAQQLGHYIGGFTGLENGSTAPPGLYAAAFGLVQPINSIKGTNGNTVLRPDIDVAGVIAAYSVVTPKKILGGDYNLAFMVPVLNTRFTANVFDASAESAGVSDILFEPIGLGWQKGKVSYTANYAFYAPSGDFNPSSPLNPGLGFWEHQIQAGLTYNIDKKKLWNASGLTTWEINMSKSGLDVKPGPIFTGEYSFGRRFFKYQMNAGIVGYASQKLSPDSGSGINPLIKGDLDRGFGAGGEWKYTDIKHHLAFDVRYEDQFGVRLRTSGQVLVFSITFLHFLPPPTPPK
- a CDS encoding lipid-binding SYLF domain-containing protein; translation: MMNKKLVRTLCATAVLTVSLTVAASAATDIQKLDQRIEAAGVVLHELMDTPDKGIPDDIAAKATCVAVVPGFKKGAFIIGGQYGQGVVSCRTGHGWSAPAFIQLSGASFGLQAGGEATDLVLVGTTQDAFQRLLHDKLKLGGDASVAAGPVGRNTSASTTEAASAAFLTYSRSKGVFAGVDLSGDVVHQNTDDTKTYYGSDVTYDSILSGGIPAKPGSQHFIRTVNQLFHASGAH
- a CDS encoding cupredoxin domain-containing protein, with the translated sequence MIWSRLTSAATLLPWSLPADASAHGPALDHHLLLNLWIALALLALAHLILLTGLLARRHSAPNHLWRIEYLPLAALALLFSTLTVKAERLWAATRYTGASPTALQVEVTGVQFAWYFRYPGPDATFGLTHPNLVAPGEGNPLGIDPNDPHSADDHVSSQLVLPANREVDLRLNAQDVIHGFSIPEMRLKQNAVPGQTIHLHFTPTTPGTYAILCTQLCGLGHYRMNATLRILPPDQFANWLATQQKAAK